The window GAAAATGTGGCCTGCTATAATTAACAGGtgttgtgatatatatatatatatatataatttaattcatgATCATCGATCAGCGgataattatttcttttttttgcatGAGGATCATGGACAATAGTCGAGGCGGACAACAACATAGTGGGGATAATTGATGAAGTAAAAAATGACGAAACGTGTATAAAAGTACAGTAAAAAACGATGATAGATAGAAGTAaaatgaatattaaaaaaaaatattttttaatttagataatttcataagaaaattttaaagttaaaggttttttttataaaagaattCGTCGGATGATCAAATCACTTTTCTCATGAAAAGAGTGTTTTCTTATGGAgcgataaaattatataaatattttgtcgATCACTTTATCCATTTTTgtgatataaataaattattccTGCAGTTTTGCATTTCTTGTGCATAGCGAAGCTTATACACACACTATATATAGGAATTAGGGTACCCCTCTCAAGTCTCTTTCGTCTCCCACAATGGCGGCTGCGACGCTCCGCTCCGTACTCCGCCGCAATCGCCTCCTGCCCTTGTTCGAAACCTGCCACCTTCGAGAtcgcctcttcttctcctcctctgtcgACGCTGCCGCCGTCACCGTAGGCGGCACCATGTCTCCAGATCCCCACTTCATGGTGGAATACCTCGTAAACTCCTGTGGGTTCTCCCCCTCCGAGGCAGCCAAGTTCTCTAAACCCCTTGCGCGCCTCCGATCCACCGAGAAACCCGACGCCGTCGTTAACTTCATGAGATCTCGGGGCTTCGATGGCGCCGGTATCAGGAAGGTGATATCTCGGAATCCCAGTCACCTATGCGTGAACGTGGAGAAGAACTTGGTCCCGAAGTTTCAGTTCTTACGCGATTTGGGCCTATCGGAGTCGGATATCGTCGATGTCATCCTGAAGGACAGTGCCATCCTCCTCTTCGACGTTCACCGTTCCTTCGTCCCCAAATTGCAGATGTGGGAAAGTCTCTTGGGATCGAGAGAGCTCGTTCTCAAGCATCTCAAGAAGTCAGGATGGTTTTTCTACTCCAGCGTTGAGAAGACATTGCATCCTAACCTAAAGTTCTTGCGGGATGAGTGCGGCATTCCTGAAGAAAGGCTCTCTCTCGCCTTGAGAAGTCGCCCACAATTAATCTCACGGAAACCAGAGTCACTCCGAGCTTTGGTGGCGAGAGCCGATGAGCTGGGGACGCCACGGCTATCTCGGATGTTCGTGTGGACACTTGGTGTTCTCCAAATGGTAAGCAAAGAAGCGTTCGAGGCCAAGGCCGAGCTCATGAGGAGCTTCGGGTGGTCGGAGTCGGAGTTTTCTTCTGCAGCCAGGAAAGCACCCACCTTCTTATGCCTGTCCCTCGATATGATGCGCAGAAAAATGGAATTTTTTATCAATATAGTCGGGTACACCCCTTCCTTCATCGCCTCCCAACCAACTATCTTGCTATATGGTCTGCAGAAGAGGGTAATTCCTCGGTTTCGTGTTTTGGAGATGTTGAATACGAAAGGCTTGTGGACTCGACGAGGCAAGTTTTTCCACTATGTGCAATTATCAAATACAAAATTCCGGGAGAAGATTGTTCTACCTTACAAAGAAAAGGTTCCTGAGCTTCTTGATATTTTGAGAGCAGGTGAGTGTGAAGGGAAATGAGCCcttttatttggtatcagaggagGATGAGAAGGGCTTAGCTGATGGTCTAACTCACATGTGAATTTCTCAACAGGAGATGAGCAGTGATTCGGCACCTTTTTCCTTGACAACGAGCTGTCTTACATCAACCACCAGCCTTGGCTACTGAGGTGCAGTCCAGTGAAAGAATTATTCCTTGGTGTCTTATGGTAGTAATGTTGTAATTGGAAGGTATATGCAGTGCACAACACAATGTGTTCCTTTTTACTCGTTGAGGTTCATGTCAAAGTCCTTTCTTTGTTGCAAAGAAGAAGTCCCTGGATGCTTGTTCatagtttttgttttattttttagtgTGTTAGTTTATTTAATGATGATGTAAAACGATGAGAATTTGGCTAAttatttaatttgatttttttatattgccTGCTACTTTCTCCACTGTTGTTTAGAGTGGAGTTGTTAGCCTATGTTCTTCCAAGCATGTTTGCCTTGAGCTAAATGTAGTAGAAAGGTGTACAGTATGATGAAGGCAACAGAGGTTCTTAATGGCTTACTGGGGATGGATGCTAAGATGTTACATAAATGTACTTAAATCCTTTGGGTCTCAATTGACATAACAAAAGGCTTGTTGTAAGTGCAATGCCTTTGTGCCATGATGCAGGTGGGAGCTAAGCACATTGATAATATCTATATTAAGATAAAGTGGATGAGTCAAATGTGAATTTTGTTGGTGGATATTTCATAGTAGTCTAATCATAAGTGAGAGAAGATTGGATGAAAGAAATAGATTTAAGTGAAACAACAAGGATTTGAGCCTATGAGAGATAAAAGGAATTAGTAAATGAGTTCCTCTCATAGATTGAGTCAGAATTTATTTTGTGTCAAGTCCTCATCATCTTTCCAACCTTTTATTTTGTCATCAATGATGATTGTGGTTAACTATTTAACCTTgtgtaaaagaatatatatatatatatatatatatatatatatatatatatatatatatatatatatatatatatatatatatatatattaaaaatatgagcATTTATCTCTATATCCCTATCTCCAAGATCAACTGGATTGTtggattaataataataataatggactATGATTATgaggcaaaaagaaaagaaaaatcttaTTATGCCTTGCAAAGTATCTGTCTACTTCCACATATGccacttaaaaaatataatacttATATATCTCTCTAAACGGCAAAAAATATCAGCTATAGTGACCCTTTTCATGGGCATACATAACCATATGTGCTATACCTCTCctatcaaaaatatatttttttgattttttttttactttacgtCAGCAGTCAGTTCTTTGTATCTTTTCGTGGGTGGATGTGTTCTTAGTATAAATAGTTGCATTACGATGCCaaaagattggattttggtgCTCGTCCATGGAGTTTTGCATCCATCTCAGATGGATTAATTGCCTCTTAAAGGTCAGATTTGTGGACTTTAAAGTGCTCCTACCTATCATTTTGGAAATAATTATTACATAAGGAATTGGGAGGCAGTCAACCTCATTCCTTTCATGTTGAAGAACAGGCCACTACAAAACCATCAAGAAGCTTCATGTGTATGAAAAAGTCAAACTCTTCATGCCATGAAGAAGCTTCCGTGGCAAAGAAAGTCAACCTCAATTTACGGTGGAGACGACCTTCCAAGGGCGGCTGTTGAGTCGTCATGCATGACACCATTCTTCGCGTTGCCGCCACCCCAAAATCCACGCTCGTTCGTGGAACCCCATATTGTTGCCTTGGCCTGCAATCCAACCACGAGCACTATAAAGCCAGTCTCGCCTCGTCTCTCGATTCTTACACATGGCGACGATAGGAGCAGACTTCGCGCAGGCCTATGTCATGAAGAAGCTCAACAAGGAGAGGATGAAGAGTCTGGAAGAAACGATGGGAACGGGGGCTGAGCAGCAGGAGCTGAACAAGAGTGCCTTctggatgatgatgaagaagaagaagaagaagatacaccCAAATGGATCGGCATCACCCAAACGCAGCGAGAGATACTTGGCACAGATACAATGACAAGACAAATGGCTCGGCATCACCCAAACGCAGCGAGAGATCTCTGGCACAGATACAATGACAAGAAATAGGAATTAAGAATACTGTTATTTGTTTCTCATTGTTGGGTATATGTAATATTTCACTGATGAATAGTACAAGAAGAAATTTATGATCTTGTCTAAAGCTGCAGTTTTTACAGCCACAAATCTACTAGCATTTCTCCTCAATCTTGCAGAGACCACATTTTGTGCAATTATCTCACATTAAGAATAATTTATGAGAATGAAACAGATAGACCTAATAATCCAAGTAGCACAAGTTGTATTAAGCAAATCACAGCTACATATCACCAAGCAGTATCATTTCGAAACCAACATAAAAGGCTGCTGCAACAGGAACAAAAAGCTGTAATGACTGGAGCAGCATCGACTATACTTCAAACGACTCATTGAAGATTGCACAACACCAAGCTTGCTTCTATACACTTCTGATGTATTGATGTAGATATGTTTTTGATATAACAATAGATGCTAGCTCCACCATCCTGTTCAGGAAAATAATGTATTTACAAGAGTTGGGTGATCCCGAGATCCAAACATGTCAAAGATCAAGGACCTGACAGCCTACAAGCTCTGCCGCCCCAAAATCCTTAGCAGCAATGACCTTCAAAATTTGAGGTTCTTCCTCTTCCGAGGAATCCGCAATGGCGTCAACCGGAGCAGTTGATGAAGTCGAAACATTCGAGCCTCTACATCTCCGAGAGTCAGCCTCCAATATAACAATATGATCACTGGCATCTTTTGTGATAACATGGAGCTTCCCAAGGAAACCAGCAAGTAGATATGGAGACTCAGAGTCATTGAAACAATGAAGTGGAACCCTTTCTGCAACAACTCTCCAAGCATCCTCCTCCTCATCGTATACCTTTATCTGGGCACTGTCCAGATACCTAGAAGGATCCAAGGCATATAGATCCCCATTGACCACAGCACCCAACTTTGTCCCTGCCTGTCTTGCAGGCCAACCGTCACCCATACCAGGTGGCATGTCCACCCACGAACCTGTCTCTGGGTCATAGACCTCACCTCCAATATCAAAAAAGAAGGGCCAAGAATACAAGCTCTGAGGAACACACAGCCTTCCTCTGTATGAAGCCATTCCTGTTGCAATTGGCTTCACCATGTCAGCCAAGAAAGCAAGAGGAAATACCCGTGTTTTCAAGAAAGGCATGCTTGGCAACTCTGTCCAAAGACCAGTTGCGGGATCAAAAACTTCGGCGGAGTGTAATGGAGTTAACCCATTTCTTCCCCTAATGACACCACCCACAGCGTAAAGTTTGTCGTTCAACAAGCATGTCTTACAAAACGCCCTGGCACTGATCATGGAATTCACTTCCTCCCACAAATTATGGCACGGGTCATATCGCCAAACACAGTCGATTGCAGAAGCTCGAGAGAATCCCCCAAATACATAGAGGCAGCCACCAACAGCACCAACTGCGCAACCACAAAACGACATTTGATCCAAGTTATCCCTCCGGCCAAGCCAGCCTCTTATGAGATCAGCAAGTTTGATGCTAGATCCGACCACGCTCCACATCCGTAATCTAGGCAAAACCCTCTCTCGCTCCTCCTCGTTCGCAAGGCAGGGCATCGGTGGCAAACGTTGCCACTTCCTCAAACGAGGGTCCAGTGCATGCCATGAAAACTTATCCGTTCCAGTCTTTGTCATCATGTATAACCATTCTTCGGTCACCCCCAATTCTGCCCTCAGCCGAAACAGCTCATCGCTGATAATAGCTGCCTTCCAACGCTGGGAAACCAATTTCACGTTCAAGTAGTAGATTCTCGGCAATCTCGCAAGAATTTGCATCGAGATTTCATCTGGAAGACTAGCAATCAGTCTCGGCTTGTCATCGCAATAGCACGACATCCTCAGCCTCTTGTTTGCGTCGCCACGGGGCGTCTCGGAATTCTCACCTGCGCGAGATTTATTGGCAGGCACGCTCAAGAATGAACCCATCAAGATCCAGTAAACTTCCACCGGCTTTTGGGGCAGAATGGGAAGCCAATTTCCAGCAAACCCCTCGATCTATTCTTCGTTACCAGAAACAAAAGAATATCAAATTCATCAGACTAAACGAGATCAGACAATTCTCCAAAAGGGGAGAACCCCCCTTTCAGCACCTTCAAGCAGACCCTAAAAATCTAATCTTTGCAGTGAATAACGAGGGGATCAATCGGATTCTACTGAGACTTTAGAGCTCTAATCCAACAGAAGAACTCACACAAATCAATCAGCCGATCAAACATCAGATCTGAAAAAACCCTACCAAAATCGAAACGGAATTGAGAAGTGTGCATTCCAACAGGAACAACAGAAAACGGAAAAGCAGATGAATCCGAACGATAACAAGAACAGAAAACATCGAATGAAGAAAAAAGTCACCTTCAGGTAGCGATCGGGAACAGGAAACTTTCTCCTTTGATTTTTCTTTCCTCTTATTTTTCTCCGTCTTTTTCTCCTCCCGCCGTGCGACGACAATTGCTGCAACTTTCGGCTTACCGCTCTCTGATCCATCTCCCCGAACGGCATCCTTTTCTACGGCCAGCGCTGCTTCTTCCGCGACTTAACTCACGATTTTTCGGCAATCGACAAATCCTTCTTCACCGTGACTAGAATCGTTGCTTCGGTCATTCGTCGTCTTACGCGTCGTCATCCGTAGTTACCATCTCGCACGCGACCGAAGCCACGCCGAGATGGGGCGACGAATCCAACGATCCAGCCTGCCTCCACATCCGCGCTTCTCGGTCGCGATCCACGTCCATCACACTTTGAGCTTCGTGCAATAGTATTTCTTATATATATCAGTAGAGAATAACACTGAAAGAATATTTCCTATCTATATCGTTTCATGATAAGACAACATCGGTGAACAAATATATCGTGACCGGTGAATCAACATGACTCGATCCAAGAGTCAATGTTGGAGTCTTTCACCGACTGAATTGGACGTCCAACAACCACGTCGTATTTTGAACTCAACATATACCTTatcagataataaaatatttttaaatttaaataatttcgaATAAAAATAAATACACTCACGCTAACCTTCTTTGAGATAATATTATCAGAACTTCTCGTTTGTTCAATAGAAGTATAACGATCTAAAATAGGGATCGTTGCATACTTATATAGGACGTCTTAATATTAATAGACACCATCCTTGTCTAATACAAAGTATTCTTTATATTTTGTCGGATCAAAATATAACTGATAAATTAAAATGTCATTTTCATTATGCATCCTTccgtggaaaaaaaaaagatagagatatttattatgaatcatagtTCCTTTTTATTGGTGATAGAAATAGCGTTCGTCGGTGACCCGACACGCAGATGCATGTGAGTTTCTGGGTCCCGCTGTCGTTCCTGCCAACTGTCGACGTTCGGCGCAGGCGGGCGGGCACTTTCCGTCCCACTGTACGGACACGGTGGCAGCCATGCACAGTCGTGGCACGTCCACTTTGTGGGTCCCGACCCCAGCCCACACCTGGTTGGCCAGCTCTAAGCGCTACGTCGACGACCTCCCGTGCCAGGTTTTGACGACGCCACGtactctcctttttcttctcgCCTTTTTTCGTTTTCCGAATAAAAGAaactccataagttcaaatcctaaCACAAAATACTGATCTAAAAAGAAGAAATCCTTTCTTCGAAAAATACTAACTGGTAAACATGTTGACTCTTAATAATCAAATCTACTAATGGATGCTTTTTGGTGTACCATTCATTCGAAGAGATCACTGTTGAATGGATTTTGTAATTTTATGGGAATGAGATTGTACAAATTATCCATTCAGACCACGTACTATCATCATTGCATGCAGACTATTTATGAATAAATAAGAGAATTCCTCGATGTCGACATGGAATTCTTGTTCGTAGAGATCAGATCTTAAAATATTTCTTACCTGCAAAGGAATTCTGTGCTAGTTTATAAGAAATATGTGCCCTTTTGAATGCACTCTTGTCTCATTGTCCCCATCTCATCTTAGGTGACCATATACTAAAAACCTCAAATACTTTGATGGTCA of the Musa acuminata AAA Group cultivar baxijiao chromosome BXJ2-10, Cavendish_Baxijiao_AAA, whole genome shotgun sequence genome contains:
- the LOC103969891 gene encoding uncharacterized protein LOC103969891 isoform X1 — translated: MAAATLRSVLRRNRLLPLFETCHLRDRLFFSSSVDAAAVTVGGTMSPDPHFMVEYLVNSCGFSPSEAAKFSKPLARLRSTEKPDAVVNFMRSRGFDGAGIRKVISRNPSHLCVNVEKNLVPKFQFLRDLGLSESDIVDVILKDSAILLFDVHRSFVPKLQMWESLLGSRELVLKHLKKSGWFFYSSVEKTLHPNLKFLRDECGIPEERLSLALRSRPQLISRKPESLRALVARADELGTPRLSRMFVWTLGVLQMVSKEAFEAKAELMRSFGWSESEFSSAARKAPTFLCLSLDMMRRKMEFFINIVGYTPSFIASQPTILLYGLQKRVIPRFRVLEMLNTKGLWTRRGKFFHYVQLSNTKFREKIVLPYKEKVPELLDILRAGDEQ
- the LOC103969891 gene encoding uncharacterized protein LOC103969891 isoform X2, which produces MAAATLRSVLRRNRLLPLFETCHLRDRLFFSSSVDAAAVTVGGTMSPDPHFMVEYLVNSCGFSPSEAAKFSKPLARLRSTEKPDAVVNFMRSRGFDGAGIRKVISRNPSHLCVNVEKNLVPKFQFLRDLGLSESDIVDVILKDSAILLFDVHRSFVPKLQMWESLLGSRELVLKHLKKSGWFFYSSVEKTLHPNLKFLRDECGIPEERLSLALRSRPQLISRKPESLRALVARADELGTPRLSRMFVWTLGVLQMKRVIPRFRVLEMLNTKGLWTRRGKFFHYVQLSNTKFREKIVLPYKEKVPELLDILRAGECEGK
- the LOC103969117 gene encoding F-box/kelch-repeat protein At1g22040 isoform X1, whose product is MPFGEMDQRAVSRKLQQLSSHGGRRKRRRKIRGKKNQRRKFPVPDRYLKIEGFAGNWLPILPQKPVEVYWILMGSFLSVPANKSRAGENSETPRGDANKRLRMSCYCDDKPRLIASLPDEISMQILARLPRIYYLNVKLVSQRWKAAIISDELFRLRAELGVTEEWLYMMTKTGTDKFSWHALDPRLRKWQRLPPMPCLANEEERERVLPRLRMWSVVGSSIKLADLIRGWLGRRDNLDQMSFCGCAVGAVGGCLYVFGGFSRASAIDCVWRYDPCHNLWEEVNSMISARAFCKTCLLNDKLYAVGGVIRGRNGLTPLHSAEVFDPATGLWTELPSMPFLKTRVFPLAFLADMVKPIATGMASYRGRLCVPQSLYSWPFFFDIGGEVYDPETGSWVDMPPGMGDGWPARQAGTKLGAVVNGDLYALDPSRYLDSAQIKVYDEEEDAWRVVAERVPLHCFNDSESPYLLAGFLGKLHVITKDASDHIVILEADSRRCRGSNVSTSSTAPVDAIADSSEEEEPQILKVIAAKDFGAAELVGCQVLDL
- the LOC103969117 gene encoding F-box/kelch-repeat protein At1g22040 isoform X2; the encoded protein is MGSFLSVPANKSRAGENSETPRGDANKRLRMSCYCDDKPRLIASLPDEISMQILARLPRIYYLNVKLVSQRWKAAIISDELFRLRAELGVTEEWLYMMTKTGTDKFSWHALDPRLRKWQRLPPMPCLANEEERERVLPRLRMWSVVGSSIKLADLIRGWLGRRDNLDQMSFCGCAVGAVGGCLYVFGGFSRASAIDCVWRYDPCHNLWEEVNSMISARAFCKTCLLNDKLYAVGGVIRGRNGLTPLHSAEVFDPATGLWTELPSMPFLKTRVFPLAFLADMVKPIATGMASYRGRLCVPQSLYSWPFFFDIGGEVYDPETGSWVDMPPGMGDGWPARQAGTKLGAVVNGDLYALDPSRYLDSAQIKVYDEEEDAWRVVAERVPLHCFNDSESPYLLAGFLGKLHVITKDASDHIVILEADSRRCRGSNVSTSSTAPVDAIADSSEEEEPQILKVIAAKDFGAAELVGCQVLDL